The following are encoded together in the Tribolium castaneum strain GA2 chromosome 3, icTriCast1.1, whole genome shotgun sequence genome:
- the tamo gene encoding protein tamozhennic: MVIMDVHYSTDRLREVWQAVDQLHLSYLEMEESPEKLDHRIRLEDCIREYLCMALHSQKFVLRETGEVLYRSASTKRDFSGYKAATGWNAIQIYAGNLLSQPWRKEYRQIKTYCGFYKHQIEANLVGAEIMFEVMGYRNLSNGVMVLEGPICPDTVTNVSKDCLIAYVECQILKHIWEEISPTFKITWLEVLEFRKAHLCTPEHSIRALTYQFYEKQFQAQNSDYSRCHQTPVAPAVQYPPQITPHNHVPVTPMPYVYAPTCCPNNYATYAHVPYSVPLQYPPHVVKPSFSNGYYCANGYINQQPPSYEYGVPTGQLIELDSHHNGGYDAVDRPTNSLRVHRNSLSNHEKKVNEAKTVNSKELEKPESHFEDWDYVYRNLESQGYSKDLGERGDILGQSAEHKKSKCTNLDEAMHNLTITERPLKISEALEKYDGEPEPIRKNVRKHSQSSSYENLSEIKKANVAKPAKTKTPTVRDKPVNNNNYEAKNTNCKWECKACTYHNETSKDICEMCSKSRSNVEQQMEIGGPQCSKCTLVNLKEAKVCQACGASLKDSPTYI, from the exons ATGGTAATTATGGACGTGCATTATTCGACTGACAGACTCAGAGAAGTGTGGCAAGCAGTTGACCAACTTCATCTGAGTTACTTGGAAATGGAGGAAAGTCCCGAGAAACTCGACCACAGGATACGTCTGGAAG ATTGTATTCGTGAATATTTGTGTATGGCCTTGCACTCacagaaatttgttttgcGAGAAACTGGGGAGGTTTTGTATCGCTCTGCAAGCACTAAAAGGGATTTTAGCGGCTATAAGGCGGCCACAGGCTGGAATGCTATTCAAATATATGCCGGGAATTTGTTGTCACAGCCGTGGCGGAAGGAATACAGACAAATAAAA ACATATTGCGGCTTTTACAAGCACCAAATCGAGGCGAATCTTGTGGGGGCTGAAATTATGTTCGAAGTGATGGGGTACAGGAACCTCAGTAATGGTGTTATGGTCCTGGAGGGACCCATTTGTCCCGATACAGTCACCAATGTTTCTAAAGATTGCCTTATAGCTTATGTAGAGTGCCAA ATTTTGAAACACATCTGGGAGGAGATTTCGCCAACCTTCAAAATAACTTGGTTGGAGGTTTTAGAATTCCGCAAAGCACATCTTTGTACCCCAGAACACTCCATTAGGGCTCTAACTTACCAATTTTACGAGAAGCAATTTCAAGCACAAAACTCTGACTACAGCAGGTGTCACCAAACACCAGTCGCTCCCGCAGTTCAGTATCCCCCCCAAATAACACCCCATAATCATGTTCCTGTCACTCCAATGCCCTACGTTTACGCTCCAACTTGTTGTCCGAACAATTACGCTACTTATGCTCATGTACCTTATTCCGTGCCCTTGCAATATCCACCACACGTTGTAAAACCCAGCTTTTCCAATGGGTATTACTGCGCAAATGGTTACATAAATCAACAGCCCCCGTCATATGAGTATGGGGTTCCCACAGGACAGTTAATAGAGCTAGATTCGCATCATAACGGGGGCTATGACGCTGTCGATCGCCCCACTAATAGTTTAAGAGTGCATAGGAATTCGTTGAGTAATCACGAGAAGAAAGTCAATGAGGCGAAGACTGTGAACAGCAAAGAACTG GAAAAACCGGAGTCGCACTTCGAAGACTGGGACTACGTCTACCGCAACCTGGAAAGCCAAGGCTACTCGAAAGACTTGGGCGAGCGCGGAGACATCCTAGGCCAATCGGCCGAGCACAAAAAGTCAAAATGTACAAATCTGGACGAAGCCATGCACAACCTGACAATAACAGAGCGGCCGCTTAAAATCAGCGAAGCTTTAGAAAAATACGACGGAGAGCCGGAGCCAATTAGGAAAAACGTCCGGAAGCACTCGCAAAGCAGCTCGTACGAGAACTTGTCCGAAATTAAGAAAGCAAATGTTGCGAAACCGGCAAAGACGAAAACGCCGACTGTCCGGGACAAGCCGGTCAATAACAACAACTACGAGGCGAAGAACACTAATTGCAAGTGGGAGTGCAAGGCCTGCACGTATCACAACGAGACGTCCAAGGACATCTGCGAAATGTGCAGCAAAAGTCGGAGCAATGTGGAGCAGCAGATGGAGATCGGGGGGCCCCAGTGCTCGAAGTGTACGCTGGTTAATTTGAAGGAGGCGAAGGTGTGCCAGGCCTGCGGGGCGAGTTTGAAGGACTCACCGACTTATATTTAG